The Haloplanus natans DSM 17983 DNA segment ATCCACCAGTTCCTGCCCCTGATCGTCACCTACACCCGCGACCGCCGGAAATACCTCCTGTTCGGTGGGGGGCGAAGCGTCAGCCCCGAACGACAGCGTCAGCGGGCGGATCGCCTGCTCACGTCCCTGCTCACCCTCGGCCCGACGTTCATCAAGCTCGGACAGCTGTTGTCGACCCGACCGGACGTGCTCCCGCCGGCGTACATCGAGGTGTTGAGCAGCCTGCAAGACGACGTGCCGCCGGCGCCGTGGGAGGAGACCAAGCCGGTACTCGAAGCCGAAGTCGGGCCCGTCGACGACGTGTTCGACGAGTTCGACCGCGAGGCCATCAGCGGCGCCAGCCTCGGGCAGGTGTACCGCGCCACCTACGAGGGCGAGGAGGTGGCGATCAAGGTGCGCCGACCGGGCGTCGAGGCGCTCGTCGAGGCGGATCTGCGGGCGCTCAAGTGGCTCCTGCCCGTTCTCCTCCGTTTCGTCGACGAAGCGCGGCGGTTCTCGGTCGAGAACGTCGCCGAGGAGTTCGATACGACGATCCGACAGGAGATGGACTACGAGCGCGAGCGCCGGATGCTCGGCGAGATTCGGGAGAACTTCGCCGACAACGACCGCATCCGCATCCCGACGGCCGTCGACGAACTCTCCGGGTCGCGGGTGCTGGCGATGGAGTATCTCGCCGGCACCAAGATCAACGACGTGGAGACACTCGACGAACGGGGGATCGACCGGAGCGACCTGGCCGAGAGCCTCCAGCGCATCTATCTCCAGATGATCATCGAGGACGGCGTCTTCCACGCCGACCCCCATCCCGGAAACCTCTCGGTCATGGACGACGGCTCGATCATCTTCTATGACTTCGGCATGAGCGGACGCGTAGACGCCTTCTTCCAGCAGAAGATCGTCGATTTCTACATCGCCGTCGCCAACCAGGACATCGACGGCATCCTCGACGCGATGGTCGAGATGGGGACGCTCAGCCCCACCGCCGACCGCGAGGTGATGGGCAACGTGATGGAACTCGCCATCGCGGACGTGCGCGGCGAGGACTTGGAACAGTACCGCGTCCAGCAGGTCATCCAGCAGGTCGAAGACACCATCTACGAGTTCCCACTGCGCCTGCCGCGGAACTTCGCGCTCATCATGCGGGTCGCGACGGTCGTGGAGGGGGTGTGTGTCACGCTCGACCCCGAATTCGACTTCATCAGCGTCGCCACGGAGTATCTCACCGAACAGGGCTACCGCGAGCAGGGGGTCAAACAGGCCGTGGAGACGGCGGGCGACCAGTTGGAGGCCACCGCCCGCTCGCTGGTGACGGTGCCGCCGAAACTCGACGACGTGTTGGACCAGGTCAAACGCGACGACCTGACCGTCGAGGTGAAACTCGACGATCAACACGACGTGCTGGATCAGTTGGCGAAACGAATCGCGTACAGCATCCTCGTCGCGGTCGGCCTGCTCTCGACGGCCATCCTCTACTCGTTCAACGAGGCACCGGAGGCGGCGGGGGTCGCGGGGGCGATCACCCTCCCCGTCGGCGTCCTGCTCTATCGCTCGTTACGTCGGAAGAAGGGAGTCAAGGCACGGCCACAGTTCACGAGACAGGAGATGCGGCGGCGCCGTGGCGACGAATAGTCGGTCGAGCGGCTTTCCAAACCGTTTATACACCACCTTCCGTTACCTGCCCGTATGGCGCGAGAGCAAAAGCAGGTGCGGGAACTGCAGGAAGGGAGCTACGTTATGATGGAGGACGCCCCCTGCAAGATCAACGCGTACAGCACGGCCAAACCCGGTAAACACGGGAGTGCGAAGGCGCGTATCGAAGGCAAGGGCGTCTTCGACGCCAAGAAGCGGTCGCTCAGCCAGCCGGTCGACGCGAAGGTGTGGGTCCCGATCGTCGAGCGAAAGGGTGGGCAGGTCGTCTCCGTCTCCGGCAACGACGCCCAGATCATGGACCTCGACACCTACGAGACGTTCACGATGCGCATCCCCGAGGGCGAGTCGCTGTCGCCCGACGACGAGATCGAATATCTGGAGTACGAGGGCCAGCGGAAGATCGTCGGGTAATGGGCGTCGTAACCGTGCCACGGCGGGTCGCTGCGGCGGTTCGGCGACCCGTCAGTACCGGCTCACACCGACCAGTATGACGTTTCCCGGTGCGACCGCCGGCCGTGACGAGGCGGCGTACGTCGTCGTCGGTGCACCGCTCGATATCTCCACGACCTTCCAGCCGGGCACCCGGTTCGGTCCCGACCGAATCCGTCGCTTCGCCGGCTCGTTCGAGGATTACGACCACCGAACCGGCCGCCACTTCTCCGACTGCGCCGTCCACGACGCCGGCGACGTACACGCGTGGACCGACGCCGCCGAGTACGTCGACTACCTTGCCGGCACGCTCCGTGACGCCCGGTCGGACGGCGCCGTCCCCCTCTTGCTGGGCGGCGAACACACCGTCACCGTCGCGGGCGTCCGCGCGGTCGATCCCGATCTGTTCGTCTGTCTCGACGCCCACCTCGACCTCCGGACCGACTTCGACGGCGATCCGTGGAGCCACGCCTGCGTGACCCACCGGGCACTCGACGCCGCCGACCACGCCGTGATCGTCGGCGCCCGCGCCGGCTGTGCGGCCGAGTGGGAACGGGCGAGCGAGGCCGACGTGACCGTCGTCGACCCCGAGAGGGTGGCCAACGAGGGCGCCGCCGCCGTCACCGCGGCCGTCGACGACCTCGCTACCGCGACGACGTATCTGAGCGTCGACATCGACGCCGCCGATCCGGGCGTCGCGCCGGGAACGGGGACGATGGAGCCCGGCGGCCTGTCGGCCCGCGAGATGGCGGCCGTGATCCGCGCCGTTGCCCCGTACGCCGACGGCTTCGACGCCGTCGAGGTGAACGACCGCGACGACGGGCAGGCGGCGGCGCTCGCGGCCCACCTGCTTCGGGCGTTCGTGGTCGCCCACGCCGACGGAGCATAGTTTACAAACCCCCACCGCCCGAGTGGCCAGTATGCGGCGTGATACATTCGTCTCCCGGCTGGACGAGCGGCTTCGCACCGACGACTACGCGGACGTGGACGCGAGCGCGAACGGCCTGCAGGTCGGGCGCATCGAGGGCACGGTCGAACTGGTCGCGCTCGCCGTCGACGCCGCGGAAGCGACCATCGCCGAGGCAGTCGAACGCGACGCCGACCTCCTCCTCGTCCACCACGGCCTCGCGTGGGGTGGCTTCGACCGGCTCACCGGCCTCGACTACGACCGGATCGAACCCCTCGTCGAGAACGATGTGGCGCTGTACGTCTCACATCTCCCCCTCGACGGCCACCAGGAACTCGGTAACGCCGCCGGCGTCGCGGACGTTCTGGACCTGACGGATCGGGAGCCGTTCGGCGAGTACGGCCCCGAGTACGTCGGCACGCGGGGGACGGCGACGGAGACGTACGACGCGGACGACGTGTCGACCCTGCTGAATAACGCACTCGACACGGAGACACGGGTCCTCGGGTTCGGCCCGAACGAAATCGAGGAGGTGGGTATCGTCACCGGGAGCGGCGTGGACTGGATCGAGGCGGCGGCCGAGGCGGGTCTCGACGCCCTCGTCACCGGGGAGGGAAAACAGAAGGCGTACCACGAGGCGCGGGACCGCGGCCTGAACGTCTTCCTCGCCGGCCACTACGCCACGGAGACGTTCGGCGTCCGGGCGCTGGGCCGCGTCGCCGAAGGGTGGGGGATCGAGACGACATATATAGAACATCCGACAGGTATCTAACCGGACCGTTCGGACCGTGGAGTGGACGTTAATCGGGTGTCTGGTCGGGGAAACAGTTATGTTCGATCCCACTATCGGAGTTACATGTCGAGACGGACGCCACGGGTCGCCGTGCTGGGTGGAGGAGTCGGTGGCCTGAGTGCCGCACACGAACTCGCCGAGCGCGACTTCGGCGTGACGGTGTACGAGGCACGGGAGCGACTGGGCGGAAAGGCCCGAAGCTTCCCCATTTCGACGCCCGACGGGGGGACGGTTCCGGCCGAACACGGCTTTCGATTCTTCCCCGGCTTCTATCGAAACCTGCGCGAGACGATGCAACGGATTCCGCTCCCCGAGGGCGGGACGGTGGCTGACAACCTCGTCCGAACGAACGAGACGCTGATCGCGGCGACGGACGGGGCGGAGACGGTGTCGGAGACGCGGACGCCGGGGTCCATCGCGGAGTGGGCGGCGGCGTTCAAACCGACCATCGGGGGCGGCGAGTTGACGCCGGCGGAGACGAACTACTTCCTGCGGCGCCTGCTCGTCCTCCTGACAAGCTGTCGGGCGCGACGCGAGCGCGAACTCGACCGGGTGTCGTGGTGGGAGTTCGTCGACGCCGCGGCGCAGTCGCCGGCCTACCGGAAACACCTCGCCGAGAGCACGCAGGCGCTGGTCGCGCTCCAGCCCCAGCGAGGGAGCGCCCGCACCATCGGACAGATATACGTCCAGCTGATGTTGGATCAAATCGACCCCAACCGACCCACGGAGGCGGTGCTCAACGGGCCGACGAGCGAGGTGTGGATCGACCCGTGGGTGACGCATCTGGAATCGCTGGGCGTTGAGTTCCACACCGACTCCCCGGTGACGAAAATCGACGCCGACGGCGAGGGCGTCACGGGCGTCGAACTCGCGGGCGGCGAGCGAGTGACGGCGGATCACTACGTCGCGGCGCTCCCCGTCGAAGTGATGGCGTCGCTGGTGACGCCCGGCCTCCGGCGGGCGGCGCCGTCGCTCTCGCACGTCGGACGCCTCGACACCGCGTGGATGAACGGCATCCAGTTTTACTTCACCGAGGACGTGCCCCTCGCGCGAGGCCACCAGGCCTACACCGACTCGCCGTGGGCGCTGACAGCCATCTCCCAGCGACAGTTCTGGGACGACGGACCGTTCGACGTGGGTGTCGACAGCGGCGGCGCCGTTCAGGGCGTCCTCTCCGTCATCGTCTCGGACTGGGAGACGCCGGGCGTCGTCTACGACAAGCCCGCCCGCGACTGCAGTCGGGAGGAGATCAAAACGGAGGTGTGGCACCAGCTCGCCGCCCACCTGAACCGCGACGCCGAACGCCTCTCCGAGGACGCCCTCTACGACTGGGTGCTCGACCCCGCCATCGTCGAGGACGGGCGGGGGATGACGAACACCGAACCGCTCCTGATCAACACGGTCGACTCGCTTCGCCACCGGCCACGGGCAGTGACGGTGGCGCCGAACCTCGTCCTCGCGGCCGACTACGTCCGGACGGAGACGGACCTCGCGACAATGGAGAGCGCGAACGAGGCCGCCCGCCGGGCGGTCGCCGGCATCGTCGAGCGGGCGGGCGTCGACGCCGACCCACCCGAGGCGTGGGGCCTGGACGAACCCCGGCTGTTCGACCCGCCGAAACGACAGGACGCGGTGGCGTTCAAATTCGGCCTGCCGCATCCGGGCGAGGCGGAGCGGGGGCTACGAAAGACGATCCGAGGGCTGTGGGGCTGAATCACGCTGCGATCCGCGACGCGGTGTACGACTCGCTGACGGCCGAGTTCGCGACGGCGGCCGGCGACCGGCCGGCGACGGTTCCCTTGACGCCGTTTTACGACCGGGCGCGCGGGGTCGTCGTCGTGACCGCCGCGCCGGCGTTCGCGGGGAAAGCCGAGCGGGCGGCGGCTGAGCCACGCGTGTCGCTCCTGTTGCACGACGGGACGGACCGGCTACACCTCCAAGGGCGAGCGACGGTCCGGGACGACGATCTCGAGGAAAACGCCGCCGTCGTCGAGCGCCTGCTCCGCGACGAGCCCCCGTCGCCGAAACGGGCGGCGATGACCGCCGCGGCGGAGGTTCTGAACACCCGGCTCGGTCTCCTCCTCCTCGACTGGTACGGACTGCGGATCCTGCTCGACATCGAGCCGACGGCGGTCGAGCGCCACGCCGACCGCGGCGTCGGAGTGACGGAGCCAGCGTGGTCCGCCGCGGACGTGGACGCGAGCGAGGCGGCGGCGTACGACCGCGCGGTGGCGACGGTCGTCTCGGACGGCTGGCCACGGAGTTGGCCGCTCGTGGCGCCGGCGGTCCGTGACGGTCACCTCCGGCTCTCGCCGCCATCGGGCGTCTCGCCGACGGACGGTCAGCCGGCCTGCGTGCTCGTCCACTGGCACGACGACGGCCTCACCGGCCTGGAACAGCGAGTTATCCGTGGGCGGTGCCGGGTCGCGGACGGCGGGACGTGGTTCGACCCCGCGAGCTCCACCCACCTCCGGAATCGAAGCGTCCGGGATCGGCTCCGGTTCGTCGCCGACGGCAAGCGGCGAACGCGCGCGTACTTCGCCGAGCGTGGGGAGCAGTACCGTCTGTGGCCGGGGCTCCGAACGCTAGTCGAGTGGTAACGACCGCGGACCGCGTCGTTGAAATCGCTGGGGCGCACAGAGCGGCCAATGACGGACGACGACGCGAGCGACGGCGGGCACGACAGCGGCCGCGAGGAGTTCCACGAGGACCCAATCGGTCACGCCGAGGTGTGGCCGGGCATGAGCGTCGGCGACCTCGCGACGGAGTACCGCATGGCTGGCATCGGCGCCGCGGAGATGGGCCGCGCGGTCGACATCTACGCCGAGATGCTGGGCCGCGACGACGTGACCAACTTCTTCGGCCTCGCGGGCGCGATGGTCCCCGGGGGGATGCGGTCGGTGGTGTCGGCCCTGATCCGCGACGGCCACATCGACGCCCTCGTGACGACGGGGGCGAACCTCACCCACGACGCCATCGAGGCCATCGGCGGGAAACACCACCACGGCCGAACCGCGGCGGCGGGCCACGAGCGCGACCACGACGAGCAGCTCCGCGACGAGGGCGTGGATCGCATCTACAACGTCTACCTCCCACAGGAGCATTTCACGCTGTTCGAGGGCCACCTCCGCGACCGGGTCTTCCCCGAGTTCGACGGCGTCGTCGCCACCAGCGAGTTCACGCGGGAACTCGGGCGGGCGAACCTCGCGGCCAACGACGGCGTCGACGAGGACGCCGGCATCGCCGCCGCCGCGTACGAAAACGACGTCCCCGTGTTCGTCCCCGCGGTTCAGGACTCGGTGCTTGGCATCCAGGCGTGGATGCACTCGCAGGTGTCCGCGTTCACGCTCGATGCACTCGCGGACCTGACGAACATCACCGACGTGGCGTTCGACGCGGAGAAGGCGGGTGCGACGGTCGTCGGCGGTGGCGTCCCCAAGAACTTCGTCCTCCAGACGATGCTCACGGTGCCCGAGGCGTATGACTACGGCGTCCAACTCACCACCGACCCCGCCTCGACCGGCGGCCTCTCCGGGGCCACCCTCGACGAGGCGCGGTCGTGGGGGAAGTTGGAGAAGTCGGCCAAAAACGTCACCGTCCTCGGCGACGCGACGATCACCCTCCCCCTCCTCGTCGCCGGCGCGCGTGACCGACTCGACTGAGCGAGACCGACGGCAGTGACCGACTGCCCGCGGTCACGACCGGCGGTGAAGTTCCGGGCCGACCCGCTCTAAGGCATCGATCCCCTGTGTGTCTCCCGGTAGCTCCGGCACCCGCCGGACGGGCAGATCGAAGCCCGCCTCCACCGCCGCGAGGCGGTCGGCGTGACGGACTTCGTCGCGCCGGCACCGGTCACAGGCACAGTCCTCAGGGTTGGTGAACAGCCGATTCACGACCAGCGACTCGACCGACACGTCCGCCTCGCGCAGGCGGGCAACGAGGCGCTCGCTCTCCGCGATGGCCATCCGCTCGGGTGTGAGAACGACCCGGAAACTCGTCCGCTCGGGATCACGGAGGAGCGCCCCGACCGCCTCGATGCGGTCGTGGAGGGTCGTCACGGCGTCGGCGTCGTCCGACCTCCCGCCCCAGTACGCCGCCGGCCCCAGCACCATGCTCCGGGCGGCGCGGGCGGTCCGCCGTACCCGTTGCTGTACGTCGCCCGCGACGCCCAGCGTCTCGGCGAGCACGGCGGGCAGATCCAGCAGTCGTAACGTGTGCCCCGTCGGCGCCGTGTCGAAGACGACGGTTTCGTAGTCGGCGTCGGCGTAGCGGGCGATATACTCGAGCGCCGCCACCTCGTCGCCGCCGGGAACGAGTCCGGCTTCGAAGAGTCGTTCGAAATCCGCGTCGTCGAGGTGGAGGCCAGCGTCGCGGAACTCGGCCGCCAGCGCCTCGATAACGCCACGGTAGGCCGCCTGTCCCGTTTCGGGGTCGACTTCCGCCGCCGCGAGCGAGTCGGCAACGTCGGTCGGGTCGGCGCCCAGATCGCGCTCGAAGGCGTCACCCAGCGAGTGGGCGGGGTCGGTGGAGACGACCAGCGTCCGCGCGCCGGTCCGGGAGCGGGCGAGCGCGTGCGCCGCCGCACAGGTCGTCTTCCCGACGCCGCCTTTCCCCCCGTAGAGGACGATGCTGGTATCGGTCATCGACTCCCGCTACACGCCCGGAGCACACAAAGCCGTGGGTCGGGGGACATTTGTGGCTCCGGAGCGGAGCGTCGACCGGCCGATGACGAGCGCACCGCTCCGAACCGGGGTGGCACCCGGTAGTGAAGAGCCCTATGAGTGCCGAGGCCTCTTCTCCTATGTAGGACTATGCCGTGTCCTACTACAATTTAACGGAAGCTACGCGGAGAACTGAAGATTTTAAAGCTATTTCCGTATTCTATCTGTCGGCGGTTGAGGCCTGAGATGTGTAGTTGGTGAGTGGATTTCTGGGTTCGGCAGTGTGGAGATGATCTGATTTGAGGTGTGGTCTGAGTTGGTTAGATTGGGAGGCCTCTCGTTTCTCTGCTCCTCTCTCGCTTTTCCGGTGTTAAGACCGTATAATATAGTTGTTAGAGGGTTGGGACCTGTTTCAGTGCTGTTGTCCTGACCTGTGGTTTTCTGTCTGTGCTATTTCTGACCCGGTTTTCTGGCCTGGTGATTTGGTTCTGGCCTGTTTGATGAGCTGGTTTTCGGGGCTTACTTCTAATATGTAATACAGCCATAGTTGTACATTTAAAAGAGTTGATGGTTAATTAACAGATAGGCGGAAAACATGACACAAGCCGACAACACCTTACAACTTCCACAAAAGGAGAAAATCCAGCTAAGAACAAATCCACAGGTGGATCTTTGAAATGACAGTACAAGTCTGTGAAGAATGTCCTGAATGTGGTTCTGAACTATCAAGAGAACCGCACATTGAACACGGCACACGAAGACAGAAAACAAAAAGAGTGTACGTAAAATGTGAGAACTGCGAGTTTTCAAAATACAGTGATGAAATCAGTGAAGAGAACAAAGTCCCTATCGAAGAGGTGGCCCAGTAGTGGGACACAGAGCATTCCTGGTCAAACAGGAATCAGAAAACCAATTCAAATACACCTACTCCCACTGGGGAGCAAACAAATTCAAGAAACTCAGCGACGAGGCCTTCTACAGCGAGAAAGACATCGAAGACGAAGACCTTCACAACAGGTTCTCCAAGCTCTGGGAATCAGCAAAGAACCACGGCGAAGAAATCGAGACAGCATCTTCTCTTGACGAAGTCATCGACATAGAACGGACCACGATAGAGGCCTACATTATTGAAGACCGCGGCGGGGAACTTCACGCAGTCTTCCCGACCATCACAGAAGACGTCAACGTTGCAGTAGCCCGGAAATTGAACGGAGTTAGAGAGCTGCACCGGCTCAAAGGAGTACACCGGAAACTGAGCAACTATATCACGGTGGCAGAGACCCAAGGCCTTGAGGAAGAGACGATACGACGGGGAGTCCGGACAGCTATCACTGATAGAGTAGCGGGTAACGATGTCACCCTGATTCAGGAAGACGACAACCCGCACGTTAAAATCTTCAACAAGGTCAGCAGGGTGATTCCCTGATGGTTCTGAGTAGCAAGAAAGAGAAAGCGAAGAAGCAGGTAGCTGAAGAAATCCGGGAAATTGGAGGCGTGGCGAATATTGAAAGTCCTGTAAAGCAGGTTCTTGAACCGGCGGTAGAAGAAGTCACTCCTTCAAAGTTCCATTACATTTGGAAGGACATCAAGGACGCAGAGAAGCAGGATAGTCTCCCGATGAGAGTCCCAGAAAAGCCGACGATCAAACGGGTAGCTAAGAGAATTATTTATGAGGAGTTGATGTTGGCGGCAAGAGATGGTTATCAGGAATTGACTGGGGAAGATATTCAACTCAACCTTTCGGGAAGCGACCTTCAAACGGGTGAGGAGCAGTGAAATCTTCGGTGGCAGCACTAGATCTTGAGTGTGGAGATGCAGCCTTCCAGATCAAAAAGTGGGAGGACGAGTTAGCGAAAGAGACCAAGTCAGCATTGAAGGATATGGCCGAGGTGGAGGACGCAGATGTCGAGGCTGAGGCCGCGGCCTTCACTGCGAAACTCTTGTTCCTGGTCACGGACGGAGACTGGAAGCAGGCGGAGGGAATCGCCTCCGTACTTGAATCGTTTTTCAGCGAACAGACAGCGGGCAGCGAGATAGAGATGCCTGAAGAGATAGAGGCCTCGGAACAGGAGGAAGGACAGGCCGACGAGGAAGACGTAGATGAGGCCTCAGACACTGAGAAATCTGAAGAAGATGGGGACGGAGAAGAAGCCGAAACAGAAGACGACGGTGACAGGGTGATCATCAAGTGACGAACAAGACGATGGAACGCCAGAATGCGGCGAAGACAGTTGGCCAGGTCTTCCAAGGCCAAGGCCCTCTCACCGAAGAAGAGGAACAGCAGTTCAAGGAATTGATCGAGGACGTAGCCGAGTTCAACAAGCGAGGCCGGTTCAAAGACCGTCAGCAGCCAGATAACGAGGAGCAACAGCCGCAGAAGGTAGAGATCGAATTATCCACCGACGGCGGAGAAAATCCAGAAGAAGAAACCGAGGAGGAAGATGACGAGTGAAACCCTCTGTCTTCCTTTTCTCTTTCTTTGAGGTGGAGTTCTGACGTGGGAGAGGTCGGTTTTGCTGAAGAAGCCCGGCGAATCGAAGAAGAAGCTGATTCGCATCAGGAAGTCGTGAGCGAGCTAATGGGTTCCAGAGAGTATCAGGAGGCGCTCCTGGAACAGGGATGGCACAAGGAAAACTATGGGATTTCAGTAATGGGTGTCTCTTACTGGCAGGAGCAGAGGAAGGACGCAACCGATACCCACCATTTCGAGTATCTGCTGCGGGAGATCATGGAGGCCAATCTGGTTTTCTGGAAGCACTACCACGACTTTGACTCTGATCAGGCCTTCGTGGGGGCCGTATCTAATGGAGACCTAAATACTGCCAGCGGCAGTGTGGAGAATATCGTTAAGACGTGGGATTGGCTGACCGAGAAAATCGACGCACCGGAGGAACTGGAAAGCCAGCAGGAAGGCCTCAACAGTTTCACAGGGAGGAGTGTTTCCTGATGGAACTCTTCTCACCTGTTTTCTCTATTTTCCTCCTTTAGGTATTTCCATAAAGAGACTTGGAGGAGTGGTTCGTAGAGGTAGAACAAGATGACTGAGGCAGTCGTCAGTGAATCGCGCGGGATAGAGGAAGGGAACCGCTGCAGTCTATCCTCGCGCCTGGCCGAGGAATTGGAGAAGGAGCCGGGGAGCCACATAAAGGTAGAAGGCGGGTTGAAGGCTTACTTCGTTGTCGACGAGATCCGTGGTGGGGACGAGTCGGAAGAGGTCTGGGTCTCAGTTGAAGGCTTGGACAGGATCAAATCCGAATCCGGGCAACAGGTAGAGATCTCGGCTACGGTTCCGGACTCGAGTTACGCGGAGGCTTGGAAAACAGCTGGTTTCTACGAATCACTGTTGGAGTCGGAGGGCAGTGATGTCTTCATCTCTTGTCCTCACGGCGGGGATGCGGAGAAGAATACGGATGTGATGGGCCGTCACCTCTGCCAGATGCTGTGGGAGAACAATGTAGGTGCTTCGGCGTGGCTGTGCCAGGGCTTTGATTCAGGATATGACGGTAAGGATTCGTACAGTCGCTGGCATTTGAGGAAGCCGGTGAAGGCCTTCGATGCGTACCCCAGGTTGGAGAGTGTCAGGGACCGGCGTTTCGATTATGTCGTCGGGTTCCACCTGCAACAGAAGGATTACAGCACGGTGATGGTGGGAGGTCAGGCCTCGGATGATCTACGGAGAGCTGTAGCTGAGTCGCTTCAAGAGAAGTTGGGTAGTTATGCGGATGTCGAGTGGAGATACAGCGAGTTTGCTTTGACTGGGAGAGGAGACAAAAACTCGGTGAATTACTTCACGAAAGACGGTCAGGGGCTTCAGATCGAGATGCCGCCGAAGGTCTGTAGAAACAAGTTCAAGGCGGTTCCACGGGCGGTCAGGAATGTTTTGACTGAGCTTCTTTAGAGAAGGCGACAGTGAGGCCCTGGGATTAGGTATAAAAAAGTATGACTACTACTAATTTATATGGCAGAGAAGTGTCATAAATGCGGATATGAATGGGACTGTGACTCCGATATGGATCGGGTGACTTGTCCCAACTGCAGTCGCAAAACCTCGAATACAGCAAAAACACAGGCAGAGGCCTGATAATTGATGCCTGAGTTTGTTGAGAGGATTCAAAGAGTCGTTGAGGAATATCCGGAGCTGGAAGATGTTTCGGATGAGGCTTTAGAGGCATTTGCACAAGCAGCAGGCCTCAACGTAGCAGACGAAATTCAGGAGATGATCT contains these protein-coding regions:
- a CDS encoding ABC1 kinase family protein gives rise to the protein MVTLVNLRAYWRFVRVIHQFLPLIVTYTRDRRKYLLFGGGRSVSPERQRQRADRLLTSLLTLGPTFIKLGQLLSTRPDVLPPAYIEVLSSLQDDVPPAPWEETKPVLEAEVGPVDDVFDEFDREAISGASLGQVYRATYEGEEVAIKVRRPGVEALVEADLRALKWLLPVLLRFVDEARRFSVENVAEEFDTTIRQEMDYERERRMLGEIRENFADNDRIRIPTAVDELSGSRVLAMEYLAGTKINDVETLDERGIDRSDLAESLQRIYLQMIIEDGVFHADPHPGNLSVMDDGSIIFYDFGMSGRVDAFFQQKIVDFYIAVANQDIDGILDAMVEMGTLSPTADREVMGNVMELAIADVRGEDLEQYRVQQVIQQVEDTIYEFPLRLPRNFALIMRVATVVEGVCVTLDPEFDFISVATEYLTEQGYREQGVKQAVETAGDQLEATARSLVTVPPKLDDVLDQVKRDDLTVEVKLDDQHDVLDQLAKRIAYSILVAVGLLSTAILYSFNEAPEAAGVAGAITLPVGVLLYRSLRRKKGVKARPQFTRQEMRRRRGDE
- a CDS encoding deoxyhypusine synthase; translation: MTDDDASDGGHDSGREEFHEDPIGHAEVWPGMSVGDLATEYRMAGIGAAEMGRAVDIYAEMLGRDDVTNFFGLAGAMVPGGMRSVVSALIRDGHIDALVTTGANLTHDAIEAIGGKHHHGRTAAAGHERDHDEQLRDEGVDRIYNVYLPQEHFTLFEGHLRDRVFPEFDGVVATSEFTRELGRANLAANDGVDEDAGIAAAAYENDVPVFVPAVQDSVLGIQAWMHSQVSAFTLDALADLTNITDVAFDAEKAGATVVGGGVPKNFVLQTMLTVPEAYDYGVQLTTDPASTGGLSGATLDEARSWGKLEKSAKNVTVLGDATITLPLLVAGARDRLD
- a CDS encoding DUF6735 family protein produces the protein MGHRAFLVKQESENQFKYTYSHWGANKFKKLSDEAFYSEKDIEDEDLHNRFSKLWESAKNHGEEIETASSLDEVIDIERTTIEAYIIEDRGGELHAVFPTITEDVNVAVARKLNGVRELHRLKGVHRKLSNYITVAETQGLEEETIRRGVRTAITDRVAGNDVTLIQEDDNPHVKIFNKVSRVIP
- a CDS encoding Nif3-like dinuclear metal center hexameric protein yields the protein MRRDTFVSRLDERLRTDDYADVDASANGLQVGRIEGTVELVALAVDAAEATIAEAVERDADLLLVHHGLAWGGFDRLTGLDYDRIEPLVENDVALYVSHLPLDGHQELGNAAGVADVLDLTDREPFGEYGPEYVGTRGTATETYDADDVSTLLNNALDTETRVLGFGPNEIEEVGIVTGSGVDWIEAAAEAGLDALVTGEGKQKAYHEARDRGLNVFLAGHYATETFGVRALGRVAEGWGIETTYIEHPTGI
- a CDS encoding hydroxysqualene dehydroxylase, with product MSRRTPRVAVLGGGVGGLSAAHELAERDFGVTVYEARERLGGKARSFPISTPDGGTVPAEHGFRFFPGFYRNLRETMQRIPLPEGGTVADNLVRTNETLIAATDGAETVSETRTPGSIAEWAAAFKPTIGGGELTPAETNYFLRRLLVLLTSCRARRERELDRVSWWEFVDAAAQSPAYRKHLAESTQALVALQPQRGSARTIGQIYVQLMLDQIDPNRPTEAVLNGPTSEVWIDPWVTHLESLGVEFHTDSPVTKIDADGEGVTGVELAGGERVTADHYVAALPVEVMASLVTPGLRRAAPSLSHVGRLDTAWMNGIQFYFTEDVPLARGHQAYTDSPWALTAISQRQFWDDGPFDVGVDSGGAVQGVLSVIVSDWETPGVVYDKPARDCSREEIKTEVWHQLAAHLNRDAERLSEDALYDWVLDPAIVEDGRGMTNTEPLLINTVDSLRHRPRAVTVAPNLVLAADYVRTETDLATMESANEAARRAVAGIVERAGVDADPPEAWGLDEPRLFDPPKRQDAVAFKFGLPHPGEAERGLRKTIRGLWG
- a CDS encoding poly-gamma-glutamate hydrolase family protein — its product is MTEAVVSESRGIEEGNRCSLSSRLAEELEKEPGSHIKVEGGLKAYFVVDEIRGGDESEEVWVSVEGLDRIKSESGQQVEISATVPDSSYAEAWKTAGFYESLLESEGSDVFISCPHGGDAEKNTDVMGRHLCQMLWENNVGASAWLCQGFDSGYDGKDSYSRWHLRKPVKAFDAYPRLESVRDRRFDYVVGFHLQQKDYSTVMVGGQASDDLRRAVAESLQEKLGSYADVEWRYSEFALTGRGDKNSVNYFTKDGQGLQIEMPPKVCRNKFKAVPRAVRNVLTELL
- a CDS encoding ArsA family ATPase; this translates as MTDTSIVLYGGKGGVGKTTCAAAHALARSRTGARTLVVSTDPAHSLGDAFERDLGADPTDVADSLAAAEVDPETGQAAYRGVIEALAAEFRDAGLHLDDADFERLFEAGLVPGGDEVAALEYIARYADADYETVVFDTAPTGHTLRLLDLPAVLAETLGVAGDVQQRVRRTARAARSMVLGPAAYWGGRSDDADAVTTLHDRIEAVGALLRDPERTSFRVVLTPERMAIAESERLVARLREADVSVESLVVNRLFTNPEDCACDRCRRDEVRHADRLAAVEAGFDLPVRRVPELPGDTQGIDALERVGPELHRRS
- a CDS encoding translation initiation factor IF-5A, translated to MAREQKQVRELQEGSYVMMEDAPCKINAYSTAKPGKHGSAKARIEGKGVFDAKKRSLSQPVDAKVWVPIVERKGGQVVSVSGNDAQIMDLDTYETFTMRIPEGESLSPDDEIEYLEYEGQRKIVG
- the speB gene encoding agmatinase; translated protein: MTFPGATAGRDEAAYVVVGAPLDISTTFQPGTRFGPDRIRRFAGSFEDYDHRTGRHFSDCAVHDAGDVHAWTDAAEYVDYLAGTLRDARSDGAVPLLLGGEHTVTVAGVRAVDPDLFVCLDAHLDLRTDFDGDPWSHACVTHRALDAADHAVIVGARAGCAAEWERASEADVTVVDPERVANEGAAAVTAAVDDLATATTYLSVDIDAADPGVAPGTGTMEPGGLSAREMAAVIRAVAPYADGFDAVEVNDRDDGQAAALAAHLLRAFVVAHADGA